In the Chloroflexota bacterium genome, ACTGCGAAAATTTCGAGCAGACGATTCAACTGCCGCTCGCCGCGATCCGGTTGAATCACTTCGCGCGATTGCCCGTACGCGACGAAACCGACCGCGCGTTGATGCCGGATGAAATACTTGGCGATGGACGCGGCAATCGTAAAAAGATATTCCTCGGTGAGCGGCGGCAAATGTAAAATGTGTTTCTCGCGCATCCACAACTGACTGAGATCGCGCGCCTCGGCTTGCTCCGCCCACCAGCGCCCCACTTGCACGTCTCTTTCCAGATCGAGAAAAATCCACACGTCTGCCGACGGGTCGAGTTCGAACTCTTTGACGATGAGCCGACCAGTGCGCGCGGTCGAACGCCAATGGATGCGACTGAATGAATCGCCCGGTGCGTACTCGCGCGTGCCGGAGACATTCGTCGTGACGTGATGCGTCCGGCGATGCGACATATCGCCGCCGGACATCTGACCGAGCGGCGGTGCGAAGGTCGCCAAGTCTACGGTTGCCGGAAACACGATGATCGCGCTTTGCGTTTGCGGCATGCGGCGATGAAATACGAACAAGCCGAACGGATCGCCCGCCGACACGATGATCGGACCCAGGGCAAAGCGACCGCGCTTGCGACACAAGGTGCGGACGCTCCAGCTCCAGCGCGCGCCGGAACGCAACGCGTTCAGCACGCGGCTCGCGCGATGTCCCAGCAATTCCGATTCATCGCGAATTTCGATCCAGATTTTTGGCGCGGCGCCGGTGTTCTGCACGAGAAAGCGTTCTTCGGCGAGCGAACCGACCGCGGCGCGCGGCGTCGTCGTTTGACGGTACAGGCGAAAGGTCAGCACGCCGTACAGCGCCC is a window encoding:
- a CDS encoding DUF58 domain-containing protein; the encoded protein is MKFLRALLRRLRATWWLTLPNGALALSVRYWSVLLVLGALLILAYQTGRDIFFRLAYLVIILIAFSFVWALYGVLTFRLYRQTTTPRAAVGSLAEERFLVQNTGAAPKIWIEIRDESELLGHRASRVLNALRSGARWSWSVRTLCRKRGRFALGPIIVSAGDPFGLFVFHRRMPQTQSAIIVFPATVDLATFAPPLGQMSGGDMSHRRTHHVTTNVSGTREYAPGDSFSRIHWRSTARTGRLIVKEFELDPSADVWIFLDLERDVQVGRWWAEQAEARDLSQLWMREKHILHLPPLTEEYLFTIAASIAKYFIRHQRAVGFVAYGQSREVIQPDRGERQLNRLLEIFAVMRAEGTTRLRDVLMLDGAHLSRNDTLVAITPSAELDWVRSLRETKRRGVRVIAVITEPSSFGGAYDARAAAGELAASGIPAYLVREGDDLRAALAR